One window from the genome of Elaeis guineensis isolate ETL-2024a chromosome 5, EG11, whole genome shotgun sequence encodes:
- the LOC105045959 gene encoding potassium transporter 2 isoform X2, with amino-acid sequence MDPEIGKCSTSQKNSWKATLLLAYQSLGVVYGDLSISPLYVYKSTFADDITHSESNKEIYGVLSLVFWTLTLVPLFKYVFIVLRADDNGQGGTFALYSLICRHAKVSLLPNRQAADEELSTYRHECPPEANYKSRIKVLLEKHKNLHIALLIVVMLGTCMVIGDGVLTPAISVYSAVSGLQLSMSEVHQEYVVVPITCFAILCLFVLQHYGTHRVGFLFAPIVLTWLLCISALGICNIIQWNPHIYKALSPYYMFKFLKETRKAGWMSLGGVLLCMTGSEAMFADLGHFSYTSIQIAFTLFVYPALILGYMGQAAYLSRHHKNDTSYHIGFYVSVPEWVRWPVLVIAILVSIVGSQAIISGTFSIINQSQCLGCFPRVKVVHTSNKINGQIYIPEINWMLMVLCVAVAVGFRDTKHMGNASGLAVITVMLVTTCLTSLVIILRWHKSPLLALCFLFFFGSIEALYFSASLVKFLDGAWLPILLALFLMIVMFTWHYATTKKYEFDLHNKVSLDWLLALGNSLGITRVPGIGLVYSDLVSGVPANFSHFVTNLPAFHHILVFVCIKYIPVPFVPPAERYLVGRVGPPDHRSYRCIVRYGYRDVHQDMDSFESELIMSLAEFIQSEASYHGNQHSNVVDGQLTVIGSLLPRDYEFEESIQQARSSTQSLSERNVKELEPVDSVKKVRFQIEDTDCSKKDGPAREELEDLLTAREAGTAFILGHSHVHAKPGSSIMKKIAINFGYNFLKRNCRGPDVALRVPPASLLEVGMVYVL; translated from the exons ATGGATCCTGAGATTGGAAAGTGTTCGACATCTCAAAAG AATTCTTGGAAGGCAACATTGCTTTTAGCATATCAAAGTTTAGGCGTGGTGTATGGTGACTTGAGCATTTCCCCTTTGTATGTCTACAAGAGTACGTTTGCAGATGACATCACCCATTCAGAGAGTAATAAAGAGATCTATGGTGTGCTCTCCTTGGTATTCTGGACGCTTACCCTTGTCCCTCTTTTCAAGTATGTCTTCATAGTTCTTAGAGCTGATGATAATGGCCAGG GTGGTACTTTTGCATTGTATTCATTGATATGTAGACATGCCAAGGTGAGCCTTCTGCCTAATAGGCAGGCAGCAGATGAAGAACTATCCACATACAGACATGAGTGCCCTCCAGAAGCAAATTATAAGTCAAGGATCAAGGTTTTGCTTGAGAAGCACAAGAACTTGCATATTGCGTTGCTTATAGTGGTTATGCTTGGGACATGCATGGTGATTGGAGATGGTGTGCTCACACCAGCTATATCAG TTTACTCTGCTGTCTCAGGGCTTCAGTTGTCTATGTCTGAAGTTCACCAAGAAT ATGTTGTGGTTCCTATCACTTGCTTCGCAATATTGTGTTTGTTTGTGCTCCAACACTATGGCACTCATCGGGTTGGTTTCTTGTTTGCACCAATTGTCTTGACTTGGCTACTGTGCATTAGTGCACTTGGCATATGCAATATCATTCAGTGGAATCCACATATCTACAAAGCACTTTCTCCATATTACATGTTCAAGTTCTTGAAGGAAACAAGAAAGGCTGGGTGGATGTCCTTGGGTGGTGTCCTATTATGCATGACAG GTTCAGAGGCAATGTTTGCAGATCTTGGTCATTTCTCATACACTTCAATTCAG ATCGCTTTCACTTTATTTGTTTATCCAGCACTAATACTGGGATACATGGGTCAAGCAGCTTATTTATCCAGACATCACAAAAATGACACAAGTTACCATATTGGTTTTTATGTTTCTGTTCCAG AATGGGTAAGATGGCCTGTCCTTGTGATAGCCATACTAGTTTCCATTGTGGGAAGTCAAGCAATTATTAGTGGAACATTCTCTATCATAAACCAAAGCCAATGTCTTGGTTGCTTCCCAAGAGTCAAGGTAGTTCACACCTCCAACAAGATAAATGGCCAGATCTATATCCCAGAGATCAATTGGATGCTCATGGTTCTCTGTGTAGCAGTTGCTGTCGGCTTCAGAGACACAAAACACATGGGCAATGCATCAG GCCTGGCAGTAATCACGGTGATGCTGGTTACAACATGCCTCACTTCCTTGGTCATAATCTTAAGATGGCACAAGTCCCCTCTTTTGGCCCtttgctttctctttttctttggctcCATTGAGGCCCTCTATTTCTCTGCGTCCCTTGTTAAATTTCTTGATGGTGCTTGGCTTCCCATCCTTCTTGCCCTCTTCCTTATGATTGTTATGTTTACCTGGCACTATGCCACAACTAAGAAGTATGAGTTTGATTTACACAACAAGGTCTCCCTAGACTGGCTCCTTGCACTGGGCAACTCCCTTGGCATTACACGTGTTCCTGGCATTGGCCTTGTGTACTCTGACCTTGTATCTGGTGTGCCGGCTAACTTTTCGCACTTTGTAACTAACCTCCCGGCATTCCACCACATCTTAGTTTTTGTTTGTATAAAATATATTCCTGTTCCATTTGTGCCACCTGCAGAAAGGTACCTTGTGGGTCGAGTGGGCCCACCAGATCACCGGTCTTATCGGTGCATTGTGCGGTATGGCTATCGCGATGTCCACCAGGACATGGACTCGTTTGAGTCTGAGCTCATTATGAGTCTAGCTGAATTCATACAGTCTGAAGCATCCTATCATGGAAACCAGCATAGCAATGTTGTTGATGGTCAGCTCACTGTTATTGGAAGCCTGCTGCCAAGAGACTATGAATTCGAGGAAAGCATCCAACAGGCAAGGAGCTCAACGCAGTCCTTAAGTGAAAGAAATGTTAAAGAGTTGGAACCTGTGGACAGTGTGAAAAAAGTTAGGTTCCAAATAGAGGATACTGATTGCTCAAAGAAGGATGGGCCTGCAAGGGAGGAGCTGGAGGACCTGTTGACAGCACGAGAGGCTGGTACTGCTTTCATCCTGGGACATTCACATGTACACGCAAAACCAGGATCGTCGATCATGAAGAAGATAGCAATTAATTTTGGCTACAATTTCCTAAAGAGGAATTGCCGGGGGCCAGATGTGGCTCTCCGAGTGCCTCCAGCATCTCTCCTTGAAGTTGGGATGGTCTATGTCTTGTGA
- the LOC105045958 gene encoding protein GRAVITROPIC IN THE LIGHT 1 yields the protein MESALPRTTKNSSNIPGVFLHFPRLRKLKSVGLSGNENLKSTHVDRFIAEEANCCDDNGDRKIHPQPLEETMVASSECLEEAVISRLFATISALKAAYIQLQQAHIPYEPKKIHAADELMVSELESLSELEHLYINKQICDPKLPSSLDLKIQEYQEMLAELQTKIRCRESEITHLRLEMEELDWKNVELEQKIKLQMLPEEELFPLRQELTPALFLEVFNFTSKSIHDFAKPLISLMKASGWNLDKATGSIYGSVIYAERSHKKYAFDAYLSRVMLGDAQDEFFSLEQFDRVMSFRNPFDALMEDPDSSFGRFCRLKYVMAVPSKMECSFFGNLDQRAFILGGGHPRTPFYQAFTRMARWIWALLVLVHSFIPKAEFFYVKRGDDYSNNYMESVVNQVSTEKGEKLKVGFTVMPGIKIGGTIIRCRVYLSRMQTSARSFGFPW from the coding sequence ATGGAATCTGCTTTACCAAGAACTACAAAGAATTCTTCCAACATCCCTGGTGTCTTTCTACACTTTCCAAGGCTACGTAAGCTGAAATCTGTTGGTCTATCCGGCAATGAGAACTTGAAATCCACTCACGTCGACCGCTTTATTGCTGAAGAGGCCAATTGCTGTGATGACAATGGAGACAGAAAGATCCACCCCCAGCCATTGGAGGAAACCATGGTCGCAAGCTCTGAGTGCTTGGAAGAGGCTGTGATCTCAAGGCTATTTGCCACTATCTCTGCTCTCAAAGCAGCCTATATCCAGCTCCAGCAAGCCCACATCCCTTATGAGCCCAAGAAGATCCATGCCGCCGATGAGCTCATGGTCTCCGAGCTGGAATCCCTTTCTGAGTTGGAGCATTTGTATATCAATAAGCAAATATGTGATCCCAAGCTTCCATCTTCTCTAGATCTCAAGATTCAAGAGTATCAGGAGATGCTGGCGGAATTGCAAACAAAAATACGGTGCAGAGAGTCGGAGATTACTCATCTGAGATTGGAAATGGAGGAATTGGATTGGAAGAATGTAGAATTGGAGCAGAAGATTAAGCTGCAAATGTTGCCTGAAGAGGAACTATTTCCGCTTCGGCAAGAATTGACTCCAGCTTTGTTTTTGGAGGTCTTTAACTTCACATCTAAATCCATCCATGACTTTGCAAAGCCACTGATTAGCTTAATGAAAGCTTCTGGTTGGAACCTGGATAAAGCTACAGGTTCAATATATGGTTCAGTTATATATGCTGAAAGATCTCACAAGAAATATGCATTTGATGCCTATCTCTCTCGGGTAATGCTTGGTGATGCTCAGGACGAGTTCTTTAGTTTGGAGCAATTTGATCGTGTTATGAGCTTTCGGAACCCTTTTGATGCTTTGATGGAAGATCCGGATTCTAGTTTTGGGAGATTTTGCCGATTGAAGTATGTCATGGCAGTGCCATCGAAGATGGAATGCTCATTTTTTGGTAACTTGGATCAAAGGGCATTCATTTTGGGTGGGGGACACCCAAGAACGCCATTTTATCAAGCATTCACAAGAATGGCAAGATGGATTTGGGCATTGCTGGTTTTGGTGCATTCCTTCATTCCGAAGGCTGAATTCTTTTATGTCAAGAGAGGGGATGATTACTCCAACAACTACATGGAGAGTGTAGTGAATCAAGTGTCGACTGAAAAAGGGGAGAAGCTTAAGGTTGGGTTTACTGTGATGCCAGGGATTAAGATCGGAGGCACAATCATCCGGTGCAGGGTTTATCTGTCCAGGATGCAGACTTCAGCCAGGAGCTTTGGTTTTCCATGGTAG
- the LOC105045959 gene encoding potassium transporter 2 isoform X1, whose protein sequence is MDPEIGKCSTSQKKNSWKATLLLAYQSLGVVYGDLSISPLYVYKSTFADDITHSESNKEIYGVLSLVFWTLTLVPLFKYVFIVLRADDNGQGGTFALYSLICRHAKVSLLPNRQAADEELSTYRHECPPEANYKSRIKVLLEKHKNLHIALLIVVMLGTCMVIGDGVLTPAISVYSAVSGLQLSMSEVHQEYVVVPITCFAILCLFVLQHYGTHRVGFLFAPIVLTWLLCISALGICNIIQWNPHIYKALSPYYMFKFLKETRKAGWMSLGGVLLCMTGSEAMFADLGHFSYTSIQIAFTLFVYPALILGYMGQAAYLSRHHKNDTSYHIGFYVSVPEWVRWPVLVIAILVSIVGSQAIISGTFSIINQSQCLGCFPRVKVVHTSNKINGQIYIPEINWMLMVLCVAVAVGFRDTKHMGNASGLAVITVMLVTTCLTSLVIILRWHKSPLLALCFLFFFGSIEALYFSASLVKFLDGAWLPILLALFLMIVMFTWHYATTKKYEFDLHNKVSLDWLLALGNSLGITRVPGIGLVYSDLVSGVPANFSHFVTNLPAFHHILVFVCIKYIPVPFVPPAERYLVGRVGPPDHRSYRCIVRYGYRDVHQDMDSFESELIMSLAEFIQSEASYHGNQHSNVVDGQLTVIGSLLPRDYEFEESIQQARSSTQSLSERNVKELEPVDSVKKVRFQIEDTDCSKKDGPAREELEDLLTAREAGTAFILGHSHVHAKPGSSIMKKIAINFGYNFLKRNCRGPDVALRVPPASLLEVGMVYVL, encoded by the exons ATGGATCCTGAGATTGGAAAGTGTTCGACATCTCAAAAG AAGAATTCTTGGAAGGCAACATTGCTTTTAGCATATCAAAGTTTAGGCGTGGTGTATGGTGACTTGAGCATTTCCCCTTTGTATGTCTACAAGAGTACGTTTGCAGATGACATCACCCATTCAGAGAGTAATAAAGAGATCTATGGTGTGCTCTCCTTGGTATTCTGGACGCTTACCCTTGTCCCTCTTTTCAAGTATGTCTTCATAGTTCTTAGAGCTGATGATAATGGCCAGG GTGGTACTTTTGCATTGTATTCATTGATATGTAGACATGCCAAGGTGAGCCTTCTGCCTAATAGGCAGGCAGCAGATGAAGAACTATCCACATACAGACATGAGTGCCCTCCAGAAGCAAATTATAAGTCAAGGATCAAGGTTTTGCTTGAGAAGCACAAGAACTTGCATATTGCGTTGCTTATAGTGGTTATGCTTGGGACATGCATGGTGATTGGAGATGGTGTGCTCACACCAGCTATATCAG TTTACTCTGCTGTCTCAGGGCTTCAGTTGTCTATGTCTGAAGTTCACCAAGAAT ATGTTGTGGTTCCTATCACTTGCTTCGCAATATTGTGTTTGTTTGTGCTCCAACACTATGGCACTCATCGGGTTGGTTTCTTGTTTGCACCAATTGTCTTGACTTGGCTACTGTGCATTAGTGCACTTGGCATATGCAATATCATTCAGTGGAATCCACATATCTACAAAGCACTTTCTCCATATTACATGTTCAAGTTCTTGAAGGAAACAAGAAAGGCTGGGTGGATGTCCTTGGGTGGTGTCCTATTATGCATGACAG GTTCAGAGGCAATGTTTGCAGATCTTGGTCATTTCTCATACACTTCAATTCAG ATCGCTTTCACTTTATTTGTTTATCCAGCACTAATACTGGGATACATGGGTCAAGCAGCTTATTTATCCAGACATCACAAAAATGACACAAGTTACCATATTGGTTTTTATGTTTCTGTTCCAG AATGGGTAAGATGGCCTGTCCTTGTGATAGCCATACTAGTTTCCATTGTGGGAAGTCAAGCAATTATTAGTGGAACATTCTCTATCATAAACCAAAGCCAATGTCTTGGTTGCTTCCCAAGAGTCAAGGTAGTTCACACCTCCAACAAGATAAATGGCCAGATCTATATCCCAGAGATCAATTGGATGCTCATGGTTCTCTGTGTAGCAGTTGCTGTCGGCTTCAGAGACACAAAACACATGGGCAATGCATCAG GCCTGGCAGTAATCACGGTGATGCTGGTTACAACATGCCTCACTTCCTTGGTCATAATCTTAAGATGGCACAAGTCCCCTCTTTTGGCCCtttgctttctctttttctttggctcCATTGAGGCCCTCTATTTCTCTGCGTCCCTTGTTAAATTTCTTGATGGTGCTTGGCTTCCCATCCTTCTTGCCCTCTTCCTTATGATTGTTATGTTTACCTGGCACTATGCCACAACTAAGAAGTATGAGTTTGATTTACACAACAAGGTCTCCCTAGACTGGCTCCTTGCACTGGGCAACTCCCTTGGCATTACACGTGTTCCTGGCATTGGCCTTGTGTACTCTGACCTTGTATCTGGTGTGCCGGCTAACTTTTCGCACTTTGTAACTAACCTCCCGGCATTCCACCACATCTTAGTTTTTGTTTGTATAAAATATATTCCTGTTCCATTTGTGCCACCTGCAGAAAGGTACCTTGTGGGTCGAGTGGGCCCACCAGATCACCGGTCTTATCGGTGCATTGTGCGGTATGGCTATCGCGATGTCCACCAGGACATGGACTCGTTTGAGTCTGAGCTCATTATGAGTCTAGCTGAATTCATACAGTCTGAAGCATCCTATCATGGAAACCAGCATAGCAATGTTGTTGATGGTCAGCTCACTGTTATTGGAAGCCTGCTGCCAAGAGACTATGAATTCGAGGAAAGCATCCAACAGGCAAGGAGCTCAACGCAGTCCTTAAGTGAAAGAAATGTTAAAGAGTTGGAACCTGTGGACAGTGTGAAAAAAGTTAGGTTCCAAATAGAGGATACTGATTGCTCAAAGAAGGATGGGCCTGCAAGGGAGGAGCTGGAGGACCTGTTGACAGCACGAGAGGCTGGTACTGCTTTCATCCTGGGACATTCACATGTACACGCAAAACCAGGATCGTCGATCATGAAGAAGATAGCAATTAATTTTGGCTACAATTTCCTAAAGAGGAATTGCCGGGGGCCAGATGTGGCTCTCCGAGTGCCTCCAGCATCTCTCCTTGAAGTTGGGATGGTCTATGTCTTGTGA